AAGAGTGTTGGTTTGTGGAGATCGATTCATGTGCCACTCTGTGACTTTGTGGAAGGCTTTTGGCATGTGATATGAATAGTGATTTTTGGTTATGGGGCATAATTCTTTCTGtgttccctcccccttccccattccCTGTGTGACCCCTACATGCCCTTTGAGACAGTAAGTCATTTTTTCTCAGGTGTGTGACTTTCTCTGTGGGTTCTCAGTTCTAGCTACCAGCAAGTGCTCCAAGAATCATCTTCACTCTCTCACCACTTTCCTAAAGGGCTGGAGATAGAGGTCTCTGTAGGCCTGAGAAGGATAGGAGGTGATTCCCTGGGTCCTGGTGTTGCTGACCTTTTTAGGCCTTGGCCTAAAGAAGTGGGCTGTGAGGAATGATCAAGTCCACGGCATAGGACTTGGTTTATTGTAGGAAAAACTGAGGCCGTTGGATAGTGGGGCAGGAAAGTCATCCTGggctctttcctctcttttttcccctaaaactGAGGAAGTGGCACTGGATGTAATCCTTTGTGTCTGTGACTGAGTGACCTGTGTCTCTGTGTGACTGCGTATAAGCCTGAATGTCCTGTGATATGTGGCTCTATGTATTTGGGGAGGTGGGCCAATGTGTGACCATTTCATGTATGTCTACATCCATGACTCTCAACTAGGAGTGTGGCTTTGCTCCTCAGGAAACAGTCTAGGGATATTTTTAGTTGTCACAGTGGGGAGGGGGATAGAGGGAACATTGTGCCTGCTGTTGGCATTTGGTAGGTAGAGATCAGAAATGCTATTAATCTACAGTGCATAAGACAGCTCCCATGacagaattatctggcccaaaatgtgtttttgtttgtttgtttgcttgtttgtttgtttgttttgagaaagagtcttgctctgttgcccaggctggagtgcagtggcacaatcttgactcactgcaacctctgcctccggggttcaagtgattctcctggctcagcctcccgagtagctgggattacaggcatccaccaccacaccctgctaatttttgtatttttttttttttttttttgagacggagtctcgctctgtctgtcgcccaggctggagtgcagtggccggatctcagctcgctgcaagctccgcctcccgggtttatgccattctcctgcctcagcctcccgagtagctgggactacaggcgcctgccaccttgcccggctagttttttttttttcgtatttttagtagagacgggatttcaccttgttagccaggatggtctcgatctcctgacctcgtgatccgcccgtctcggcctcccaaagtgctgggattacaggcttgagccaccgcgcccggccttaatttttgtatttttagtagagatggtgtttcaccatgttggccaggctggtctcaaactcctgggctcaagtgatgtgcccgctttggtctcccaaagtgctgagattataggcatgagccaccgcagctggcccaaAAATGTTAATAGTTCCAAAGCTGAGAAACTTTGGTctacatgtaacactgtgagtgacaccataatctgtgtgtgtgtatcattctGTATCAGTGTTACCAATTCACTTTATCTTTGTGTGACCGAGAGTAGCCCTGTATCTGTGTGGGACCCTAAGTCTGTGTAACTGGGCTTCCACCAGATTTTGCATCTCACTCTTCCTTCCCCTAACGTTTTGCTGCCGCTTCTGCCCACAGCTCCAGTTCCCGCTGCAAGAGTTCATCCTGGCCATGGGCTTCTTCCTGGTCCTGGTGATGGAGCAGATCACACTGGCTTACAAGGAGCAGTCAGGGCCGTCACCTCTTGAGGAAACAAGAGCTCTGCTGGGAACAGTGAATGGTGGGCCGCAGCATTGGCATGATGGGCCAGGGATTCCACAGGCGAGTGGAGCCCCAGCAAGCCCCTCAGCCTTGCGTGCCTGTGTACTGGTATTCTCCCTGGCCCTCCACTCCGTGTTTGAGGGACTGGCGGTGGGGCTGCAGCGAGACCGGGCTCGGGCGATGGAGCTGTGCCTGGCTTTGCTGCTCCACAAGGGCATCCTGGCTGTCAGCCTGTCCCTGCGGCTGCTGCAGAGCCACCTTAGGGCACAGGTGGTGGCTGGCTGTGGGATCCTCTTCTCATGCATGACACCTCTAGGCATCGGGCTGGGTGCAGCTCTGGCTGAGTCGGCGGGACCTCTGCACCAACTGGCCCAGTCTGTGCTAGAGGGCATGGCAGCTGGCACCTTTCTCTATATCACCTTTCTGGAAATCCTGCCCCAGGAGCTGGCCAGTTCTGAACAAAGGATCCTCAAGGTCATCCTGCTCCTAGCAGGCTTTGCCCTACTCACTGGCCTGCTCTTCATCCAAATCTAGGGTGCTTCAAGAGAGGGGTAGGGGAGATTGATGATCAGGTGCCCCtgttctcccttccctcccccagtTGTGGGGAATAGGAAGGAATGGGGAAGGGAAGTACTGAGGACCAAAAAATTCTCTGGGAGCTAAAGATAGAGCCTTTGGGGCTATCTGACTAATGAGAGGGAAGTGGGCAGACGAGAGGCTGGCCCCAGTCCCAAGAAACAAGAGATAGTCAAGTCGCTAGAGACATGATCAGGGGACATTAGGATTGGGGAAGACACGACTGCTAGAAGCAGAAGTTGGACACTATACATAAGGACAGGCTCACATGGGAGGCTGGAGGTGGGCACCCAGCTGCTGTGGGACAGCTATGTAGAGGTCATAAACCTAGAGTCAGTGTCCTGTTGGTCCTAGCCCATTTCAGCACCCTGCCACTTGGAGTGGACCCCTCCTACTTTTCTTAGCACCTGCCCTCATATCTATCTCCCTCTTCCCGTCTCCCAGGGGACTAGTGCCAAATGGTCTCTCCCTGCCAATTTTGGTATCTTCTCTGGCCTCTCCAGTCCTACTTACTCCTCTATTTTTAAAGTGCCAAACAaatccccttcctctttctcaaaGCACAGTTATGTGGCACTGAGCCCTACCCAGCACCTCAGTGAAGGGGTCCTGCTTGCTCTTTATTTTGGTCCTGGATCCTGGGGTGGGGCAGAAATATTTTCTGGGCTGGGGTAGGAGGAAGGTTGCTGCAGCCACCTACTGCTACTGTACCCTAGGAATATGGGGACATGGACATGGTGTCCCATGCCCAGATGATAAACACTGAGCTgccaaaacttttttaaatacACCCGAGGAGCCCAAGGGGGAAGGGCAATGCCTACCCATAGCGTTATTTTTGGGGAGGGAGGGCTGTGCATAGGGCCATATTCTTTAGAATCTATTTTATTAACTGACCTGTTTTGGGACCTGTTACCCAAATAAAAGATGTTTCTAGACATCTGTACAGTAtctgatttatttgttttgggaaaggggtgggcatgTGGCCAGCCTGAGAGGGCCTGAGTCCCAGATGTTTACAGCTGTTTTAAGATTCTTGGTCTCACTGTTTTCACTCAGGCCCCGATAGTCCCCTTGAAGATAACCAAATTTTTCCTCCTTTGTGTCTTGGTACTTCTTTCCCGGTCCCCCTCCTCTCCGCTCCCCTcgctcttcctttcctctctaaTTCCTCTCCCCTTTCCGTTCGTAGTCTCAGGACTAATTTAGAACTACTCTTCCCAGCTTGCCCCTCTCAGGGAGTAGCCGAGAGGGTGGAGCGAAGTCCCCAGTTTCCGGAGTCAGCAGGGCTGCTGGGAAGTGGAGTCCGTTTCCTCCCGGTGCTGCGTGACTGGAGATGTGAAGGAGTCTCGTAAACAAACTACAATTCCCGGCGGCCCCCGCGCTCAACAGGTCAGGGCTAGGCTGGGGCCGGGTTCGCTGTGCTCGCTGAGGCGGCGGTGGCTACGGCTGGAGGAGCCGGGCCAGGGCCGCGGCGAAGGCCGCGGCTGGTACTGGAAGGGTGGCAGGCAGGGACGGGGAAGGAAGATGGCGACGTCGGGGGCGAACGGGCCTGGCTCGGCCACGGCCTCGGCCTCGGCTTCCAATCCGCGCAAATTTAGTGAGAAGATCGCGCTGCAGAAGCAGCGTCAGGCCGAGGAGACGGCGGCCTTCGAGGAGGTGATGATGGACATCGGCTCCACCCGGGTGAGGGGCCGCGCCGGGGAGCCGAGCAGAGCTGAGCAGTTACAGAGCGGAGACCGGAgaggcggggcgggggcgggcgtCGCAGCGAAGGAGGCGGAACGGGGCAGGGGACGCGGGCGCCGCCGTTTGGGAGGCGCAGGTTGAGGGCCGAGGGACAGGAAGAAGGATTTTGCCGGGGGAGACCGAAACACTGGAGAGGTTGGGGGTGTAGAGGAGACTGGGGGCCCGAGTACGTGAGGCGGGAGTGGACGGAGAGAGGAGATGGGTCCGGCGGAGGTAGGAGGTGAGTGGTCCTTGTGCATCCCTGACGGAGTCCCCTCGAGGACGCTACTGAAGCATGCCTGGTATTGGAGTATGGCCTGGGAGGAGGGCTGCTTGCCTGTAACCTGGCTCCTCTGAGTTTGTGATCTCCTCCAAACTGGTCCCTCTGCCCTCTGCGCTTTGGTGCCCCCGGGAAAGGGCCCCTTGCGTGGTTTGAACGAGCGGTGCTGTGTATAGTGGGGCAGGAAGTCCCCTCCTGCGTCCCGTccttttgcttcctttttcaaATACTTCTTGTGGTTTCCTGACGTGAATGAAGGTGAGGTCCATTGCTTGGTGTTTTGTCCTGGCCTCCTTGGAGGAGAGGTAGAGTTTTGAATCCTAAAACTGGGTAACCGTTCGACCATAAGTTGTGTGGAACTCTATGGTTTGCTGAGCTTTCTAGGGAGATGGCTGCTTTGTGGGTCCGTGTGTAGGGTGCCTTGGAGGGTTTCTATGTGTAGGGAATATTCATTCCTAGAAAGTTCTTGAGAGAACTTTCAGGCCTCTGCCAGGCTGCCTCTGAAGCCCCCCGGCCTTGATTTCTTGCTTTCCAAGGCTGGATGTCAGAGGGACCAAGGGGTGGGAGTCTGCCTAGGTGGTATGCAGTCTTAATTTAGGGACACATTCTTCTAAAAAAACTGCAATAAGGGTATTGCAGTGATTCCTCATGGCAGAGAGCTAGAAGGAATTTAAGGGTTGATGATGGAACGTTACTACAACATCTCTAGCCTTTTTCTGCTGGTCTGACTGTGGTTGCATCTGTGACTGTGACTCtggttgtatttttgtgtgtatccCCCTTGACTctgttagtcttttttttt
This DNA window, taken from Macaca mulatta isolate MMU2019108-1 chromosome 1, T2T-MMU8v2.0, whole genome shotgun sequence, encodes the following:
- the SLC39A1 gene encoding zinc transporter ZIP1 isoform X2; translation: MGPWGEPELLVWRPEAVASEPPVPVGLEVKLGALVLLLVLTLLCSLVPICVLRRPGANHEASASRQKALSLVSCFAGGVFLATCLLDLLPDYLAAIDEALAALHVTLQFPLQEFILAMGFFLVLVMEQITLAYKEQSGPSPLEETRALLGTVNGGPQHWHDGPGIPQASGAPASPSALRACVLVFSLALHSVFEGLAVGLQRDRARAMELCLALLLHKGILAVSLSLRLLQSHLRAQVVAGCGILFSCMTPLGIGLGAALAESAGPLHQLAQSVLEGMAAGTFLYITFLEILPQELASSEQRILKVILLLAGFALLTGLLFIQI
- the SLC39A1 gene encoding zinc transporter ZIP1 isoform X1; amino-acid sequence: MERSSTQTYPVQATHEDTHDISAQPQPFWLHPLRSGVGDLASTFLRGTPAPGLRVTGATSSTMGPWGEPELLVWRPEAVASEPPVPVGLEVKLGALVLLLVLTLLCSLVPICVLRRPGANHEASASRQKALSLVSCFAGGVFLATCLLDLLPDYLAAIDEALAALHVTLQFPLQEFILAMGFFLVLVMEQITLAYKEQSGPSPLEETRALLGTVNGGPQHWHDGPGIPQASGAPASPSALRACVLVFSLALHSVFEGLAVGLQRDRARAMELCLALLLHKGILAVSLSLRLLQSHLRAQVVAGCGILFSCMTPLGIGLGAALAESAGPLHQLAQSVLEGMAAGTFLYITFLEILPQELASSEQRILKVILLLAGFALLTGLLFIQI